Proteins encoded together in one Impatiens glandulifera chromosome 1, dImpGla2.1, whole genome shotgun sequence window:
- the LOC124927244 gene encoding putative uncharacterized protein DDB_G0271526: protein MSLFVKKFGKFMKKTHYKSNSNNNNYKNESKANLKCFNCDKLGHFKADCRKPMRDDKKPHDKKNKKDQKALMAEESKIKWADRDSDDSSTNESEDEGI from the coding sequence ATGTCACTCTTCGTCAAGAAgtttggcaaattcatgaagaagactcATTATAAATCtaactctaataataataattataagaatgaaTCCAAGGCTAACTTGAAATGCTTTAACTGTGACAAACTAGGTCACTTCAAGGCGGATTGTAGAAAGCCCATGAGGGATGATAAGAAGCCTCATgataagaagaataagaaggatCAAAAAGCTCTCATGGCTGAGGAAAGCAAGATCAAGTGGGCTGATAGAGACTCAGATGACAGCTCAACAAACGAAAGTGAGGATGAAGGCATTTAA
- the LOC124921532 gene encoding probable NAD(P)H dehydrogenase (quinone) FQR1-like 1 — MYGHVARLAEEIKKGADSVEGVEATLWQVSETLPEEVLGKMGAPTKKDIPIITAADLPAADGYIFGFPTRFGMMAAQFKSFFDSTGGLWRTQALAGKPAGIFLSTGSQGGGQETTALTAITQLTHHGMIFVPVGCTYGRGMFEMGEVRGGSPYGAGTLAGDGSRQPTKLELGLAFHQGKYFAAVAKKLKA; from the exons ATGTACGGACACGTGGCACGACTTGCAGAGGAGATAAAGAAAGGAGCAGATTCGGTAGAAGGAGTTGAAGCAACATTATGGCAGGTGTCGGAAACATTGCCGGAGGAGGTATTAGGAAAGATGGGAGCACCGACAAAGAAAGACATTCCGATCATCACCGCCGCCGATCTCCCCGCCGCCGACGGATATATCTTCGGTTTCCCGACCAGATTCGGCATGATGGCTGCCCAGTTCAAGTCTTTCTTTGACTCGACTGGTGGTCTTTGGAGAACACAAGCCCTAGCTGGAAAACCGGCTGGTATTTTCTTGAGCACCGGTTCGCAGGGTGGCGGTCAAGAGACTACTGc atTGACGGCGATTACTCAATTGACTCATCATGGGATGATATTTGTGCCGGTGGGGTGTACTTATGGACGTGGGATGTTTGAGATGGGGGAGGTTAGGGGTGGAAGTCCTTACGGTGCCGGAACCCTAGCCGGAGATGGTTCTAGGCAGCCGACGAAGCTGGAATTGGGTTTGGCTTTTCACCAGGGTAAATACTTTGCCGCTGTCGCAAAGAAACTCAAGGCCTAG